A window from Chitinophaga filiformis encodes these proteins:
- a CDS encoding (2Fe-2S)-binding protein yields MVKLKINQKEYTVDASPDMPLLWAIRDIVGLTGTKFGCGMAQCGACTVHLDGEAVRSCVTLVSRAVGKEIVTIEGLSADPDNYLQKAWIELDVPQCGYCQSGQIMSAAVLLRENPNPTDEDIDSAMSGNICRCGTYPRIRKAIHLAAKMQREGGKNK; encoded by the coding sequence ATGGTTAAGCTAAAGATCAACCAGAAAGAGTACACAGTAGACGCCAGTCCTGATATGCCTTTGTTATGGGCGATAAGGGATATAGTCGGATTAACTGGTACCAAATTCGGTTGCGGTATGGCGCAATGTGGCGCGTGTACCGTTCATTTGGATGGAGAAGCGGTACGTTCATGTGTTACATTGGTGTCGCGGGCTGTTGGAAAGGAAATAGTAACTATTGAAGGATTATCTGCTGATCCGGACAACTACCTGCAGAAGGCGTGGATAGAGCTGGACGTACCGCAATGCGGTTATTGCCAGTCCGGCCAGATTATGTCTGCGGCGGTGTTGTTGAGAGAAAACCCAAATCCAACAGATGAAGACATTGATAGCGCAATGTCCGGGAATATCTGTCGCTGCGGCACATATCCCCGTATCAGGAAGGCCATTCACCTGGCCGCAAAAATGCAGCGGGAAGGAGGTAAGAACAAATGA
- a CDS encoding xanthine dehydrogenase family protein molybdopterin-binding subunit, producing the protein MSTTLNTSRRNFLKTGAVLGSGLLVSFTVPGAKRLGAAAPSMLGPQSGAAFAPNAYLNITADNEVLVYLAHAEMGQGIWTTLSMMIADELDVDVNKMVVQHGDAWAPYNHTMFGIQITGGSSTTWSEFDRYRKAGATARALLVQAAAQKFGVSPADCKTENGVVRAGDKSATYGELATAAAALPAPGDVPLKDPKEWKYIGKGVKRLDTPAKINGTAKFGMDMQFPGMLTAVVLHAPVFGAKVKTVDSAKAKAIPGVRQVVQIPSGVAVLADNYWAAKKGRAALKVDWDLGAGVKVDSATMLAEYRQLAQKPGTQAGKAGDVDSAMSKAVKTVEAEYFFPYLAHAPMEPLNVTIQLKDGKCEIWTGTQMPGLDQGAAAKILGLKPEQIRVNTVFLGGGFGRRATPSSDFVSEAAHIVKASGKPLVKMVWSREDDIKGGYFRPAFLHKITAGLNAQGKPIAWKHTIVGQSIMEGTLFAGMIKDGIDAASVEGVVDSPYLEAVPDRLVTLHSPKNQVPVLWWRSVGHTHTGMAMEAMIDELAHTAGKDPVAYRRELLKSSPRHLAALNLAAEKAGWGKPLPAGRFRGIAVHESFLSYVAQVAEISLNEDGTIKVHRVVCAIDCGLAVNPDGVKAQIESGINFGVAAALHSEISLENGRVKQGNFNDYVVARMFDTPADIEVHIVDSSSKMGGVGEPGVPPVAPAIANAYFAATGKRLRNLPFNKANLPA; encoded by the coding sequence ATGAGTACAACATTGAACACGAGCAGGCGTAATTTCCTGAAAACCGGTGCTGTACTGGGCAGCGGACTGCTGGTCTCCTTTACAGTTCCCGGCGCTAAAAGGCTCGGCGCAGCAGCGCCTTCCATGCTGGGCCCACAAAGTGGCGCAGCATTCGCTCCAAATGCGTATCTGAATATAACAGCAGATAATGAAGTACTGGTATATCTGGCACATGCTGAAATGGGCCAGGGTATCTGGACGACCTTGTCAATGATGATAGCAGACGAACTGGATGTAGACGTCAATAAGATGGTGGTACAGCATGGAGATGCCTGGGCGCCATATAATCATACCATGTTCGGGATACAGATCACAGGAGGCTCCAGCACTACCTGGTCTGAATTTGACAGGTACCGCAAGGCCGGCGCTACTGCCAGGGCTTTGCTGGTACAGGCAGCTGCGCAGAAATTTGGCGTGAGCCCTGCCGACTGTAAGACAGAGAACGGTGTGGTAAGGGCAGGCGATAAGAGCGCCACTTACGGAGAACTGGCCACTGCAGCAGCAGCATTGCCTGCACCAGGTGATGTACCGCTGAAAGATCCGAAGGAGTGGAAGTATATCGGTAAAGGCGTTAAACGACTGGATACACCGGCTAAAATAAACGGTACTGCAAAATTCGGGATGGATATGCAGTTCCCGGGCATGCTGACAGCAGTGGTGTTGCACGCACCTGTTTTCGGCGCCAAGGTGAAGACCGTGGATTCCGCAAAGGCGAAAGCAATACCGGGTGTACGCCAGGTGGTACAGATCCCCAGTGGGGTAGCTGTATTGGCAGACAACTACTGGGCCGCTAAAAAAGGCAGGGCGGCACTCAAAGTGGACTGGGACCTGGGAGCGGGTGTGAAGGTAGATTCAGCAACGATGCTGGCAGAGTACAGGCAGCTGGCACAGAAGCCAGGCACCCAGGCTGGTAAAGCAGGGGATGTGGACAGTGCTATGTCGAAAGCAGTGAAGACAGTAGAGGCTGAATATTTCTTCCCTTACCTGGCGCATGCACCGATGGAGCCTTTGAATGTGACCATCCAGCTGAAAGACGGCAAGTGTGAAATATGGACCGGTACACAGATGCCGGGCCTGGATCAGGGTGCTGCGGCGAAGATCCTGGGACTGAAGCCGGAGCAGATCAGGGTGAATACCGTGTTCCTTGGCGGAGGCTTCGGCAGAAGGGCCACGCCATCTTCCGACTTCGTAAGTGAAGCGGCACATATTGTTAAGGCCAGTGGCAAGCCATTGGTGAAAATGGTATGGTCCCGCGAAGATGATATAAAAGGTGGTTATTTCCGCCCGGCCTTCCTGCACAAGATAACAGCAGGCCTGAATGCACAGGGAAAGCCAATAGCCTGGAAACACACGATAGTGGGCCAGTCCATCATGGAAGGGACACTGTTTGCAGGAATGATCAAAGATGGTATTGACGCTGCCTCCGTAGAAGGAGTGGTGGACTCGCCTTATCTGGAAGCTGTTCCTGACCGCCTGGTGACCTTACACTCTCCTAAAAATCAGGTGCCGGTGTTGTGGTGGCGTTCCGTAGGGCATACACACACAGGTATGGCAATGGAAGCCATGATCGATGAACTGGCACATACAGCAGGCAAAGATCCGGTAGCCTACCGCCGGGAATTGCTGAAGTCCAGCCCGAGACATCTGGCGGCGCTTAACCTGGCAGCCGAAAAGGCCGGCTGGGGTAAACCATTGCCTGCCGGACGATTCAGGGGAATAGCAGTGCATGAGTCCTTCCTCAGTTATGTAGCCCAGGTAGCGGAGATCTCCCTGAACGAAGACGGCACCATCAAGGTACACCGTGTAGTATGCGCTATAGACTGCGGTCTGGCGGTAAATCCTGATGGTGTGAAAGCCCAGATAGAAAGCGGGATCAATTTCGGGGTTGCAGCAGCGCTGCATAGCGAGATATCCCTGGAGAATGGTCGTGTAAAACAAGGCAATTTTAATGATTACGTGGTAGCCAGGATGTTTGACACCCCGGCGGACATAGAAGTGCATATTGTGGATAGCAGCAGCAAAATGGGTGGCGTGGGTGAACCAGGCGTGCCACCGGTAGCACCGGCTATCGCGAATGCTTACTTCGCCGCTACAGGCAAACGCCTGAGGAACCTGCCTTTCAACAAGGCGAACCTGCCGGCTTAA
- a CDS encoding XdhC family protein has product MKEIEDILRAYAQSRENGKKVALATVVHVEGSSYRRPGARMLVTEDGEMTGAISGGCLEGDALRRALLAIIQQQNKLVTYDTTDEDDAKIGVQLGCNGIVHILFEPIDPASSHNAIRLLEQVLEKREDAVLVTLFRLNQAAQQPGTCLRYSGNDFAGSLEDGNLKSAIVKDVLEVFSTRQGMVKQYGDEKPALHGFVELLKPPVSLVIAGAGNDAMPLVEIARIQGWHTTVVDGRALYATPARFPGARRVIVSKAAEVLQKVTIDERTVFVLMTHNYNYDLALLELLLQKEVTYIGTLGPKKKLERMLDELAAKGITVGEEERARIHGPVGLDIGAETAEEIALSVTAEIKSVLSERTGIPLREKNGPIHTL; this is encoded by the coding sequence ATGAAAGAGATCGAGGATATTTTACGGGCCTATGCACAATCCCGCGAGAACGGGAAAAAGGTGGCGCTCGCCACTGTTGTACACGTGGAAGGATCTTCCTACCGTCGTCCGGGCGCCAGGATGCTGGTAACGGAAGATGGGGAAATGACCGGAGCTATCAGCGGCGGATGCCTGGAAGGGGATGCTTTGAGAAGAGCGCTCCTGGCCATCATCCAGCAGCAGAATAAGCTGGTCACCTACGACACAACGGATGAGGATGACGCGAAAATAGGCGTACAACTGGGTTGTAACGGTATCGTCCACATCCTGTTCGAACCGATAGACCCGGCTTCTTCACACAATGCTATCAGGCTGCTGGAGCAGGTGCTGGAGAAACGTGAGGATGCCGTATTAGTAACTCTTTTCAGGTTAAACCAGGCTGCTCAGCAGCCTGGTACCTGTCTTCGTTATTCAGGGAATGACTTTGCAGGAAGCCTGGAAGACGGAAACCTGAAATCGGCCATCGTAAAGGATGTGCTGGAGGTGTTCAGCACCAGACAAGGGATGGTGAAACAGTACGGAGATGAGAAACCGGCCTTGCATGGCTTTGTAGAACTACTGAAACCGCCTGTTTCCCTGGTTATTGCGGGAGCAGGGAATGACGCTATGCCTTTGGTGGAAATAGCCCGCATCCAGGGTTGGCATACAACAGTCGTGGACGGAAGGGCCCTGTATGCTACACCGGCCAGGTTCCCCGGCGCCCGCAGGGTGATCGTGAGCAAAGCGGCAGAAGTGCTGCAAAAGGTGACCATTGACGAAAGGACCGTTTTCGTCCTGATGACACATAATTACAATTATGACCTGGCACTGCTGGAATTACTCCTGCAAAAAGAAGTAACTTACATCGGTACGCTGGGGCCTAAAAAGAAGCTGGAACGCATGCTGGATGAATTGGCGGCAAAAGGTATTACGGTAGGTGAAGAAGAAAGGGCCAGGATCCATGGACCGGTAGGACTGGACATCGGTGCGGAAACAGCAGAGGAAATTGCATTGTCTGTGACGGCTGAAATAAAAAGCGTACTTTCAGAAAGGACTGGCATTCCTTTAAGAGAGAAAAACGGGCCGATACATACTTTGTAA
- a CDS encoding NTP transferase domain-containing protein gives MEKYGVIILGAGNSSRLGQPKQLLMYRGKTLICQMAEEAIAAVGSPVVLVTGANAPQILEKLCGFAIEIVENDHWIEGMGSSISTGMKVLVKHEGLTGVIIMVCDQPFVNAALLKQLMDQQIIAGKGIIACTYDNTAGTPVLFANTYFDALAALEGQEGAKKILQQSTDDLALVPFPLGALDIDTAEDYQRLLTGQVLADDN, from the coding sequence ATGGAAAAATACGGTGTAATTATTTTGGGGGCGGGTAATTCTTCCCGCCTGGGACAGCCGAAACAATTGCTGATGTACAGGGGAAAGACCCTGATCTGCCAGATGGCAGAAGAAGCAATTGCAGCGGTAGGCAGTCCTGTGGTATTGGTAACAGGTGCGAACGCACCACAGATACTGGAAAAACTTTGCGGATTTGCCATTGAGATAGTGGAAAATGATCACTGGATAGAAGGCATGGGCTCGTCCATCAGTACCGGGATGAAGGTGCTGGTAAAACACGAAGGCCTCACAGGTGTGATCATCATGGTCTGCGATCAGCCTTTTGTGAATGCGGCTTTGTTGAAGCAGCTGATGGACCAGCAGATAATTGCCGGAAAAGGGATCATTGCCTGCACCTACGATAACACGGCAGGTACGCCCGTGCTCTTTGCAAATACTTATTTCGATGCGCTGGCAGCCCTGGAAGGACAGGAAGGTGCAAAAAAGATATTACAACAGTCTACAGACGACCTGGCCCTGGTGCCTTTTCCGCTTGGAGCTTTAGATATTGATACAGCTGAGGATTATCAGCGATTACTAACAGGGCAAGTTTTAGCAGATGATAATTGA
- the moaA gene encoding GTP 3',8-cyclase MoaA, whose protein sequence is MIIDSYNRVHDYLRISLTDNCNLRCFYCMPEEDYDFTPASRLMQADEIATLAGIFTANGVRKIRLTGGEPLVRKDAAKIILSLSRLPVELTMTTNGVRLHEFADVLEEAGVRSLNISLDTLQAEKFMLITRRDLFHQVKSNIDLLIRKGIHVKINVVAMKGLNDTEINDFVAWTKHTPVHVRFIEFMPFSGNRWTSNKVMSLQEILQNISTAYDYLPLKGGAHDTAKGFIVPGHVGTFSVISTMTSPFCDTCNRMRLTADGKLKNCLFSNGETDLLTALRNGEDVLPLINQSIFSKAKALGGQFSGKLEEVEAAAIKNRSMITIGG, encoded by the coding sequence ATGATAATTGATTCCTATAACCGTGTGCATGATTACCTGAGGATTTCCCTGACAGATAACTGTAACCTGCGGTGTTTTTACTGCATGCCGGAGGAAGACTATGACTTTACGCCGGCCTCCCGCTTAATGCAGGCCGATGAAATAGCTACGCTGGCAGGGATCTTTACTGCCAATGGAGTGCGCAAGATCAGGCTTACCGGCGGTGAGCCGCTGGTAAGAAAAGATGCGGCAAAGATCATCTTATCCCTTTCCCGCCTGCCTGTGGAACTTACCATGACTACCAATGGCGTTCGCCTGCATGAATTTGCTGACGTGCTGGAAGAAGCAGGTGTGCGCTCTCTGAATATCAGCCTGGATACCCTGCAGGCTGAAAAGTTCATGCTGATCACCAGGCGAGACCTTTTTCACCAGGTGAAAAGCAATATCGATCTGCTGATCAGGAAAGGTATTCATGTGAAGATCAATGTGGTGGCGATGAAAGGTCTGAACGATACAGAGATCAACGACTTTGTGGCCTGGACGAAACATACGCCCGTGCATGTACGTTTTATAGAGTTTATGCCGTTTAGTGGTAACCGGTGGACAAGCAATAAGGTGATGTCTTTACAGGAGATCCTGCAAAATATCAGTACGGCATACGATTACCTGCCGTTGAAAGGTGGGGCGCATGATACCGCGAAAGGATTTATTGTACCAGGGCATGTCGGTACTTTTTCCGTTATCAGCACCATGACTTCGCCTTTCTGCGATACCTGCAACAGGATGCGTCTTACTGCGGATGGTAAACTGAAAAACTGCCTGTTCTCCAACGGGGAAACAGACCTGCTGACTGCGTTAAGGAATGGCGAAGATGTATTACCATTGATCAATCAGAGCATCTTTAGCAAGGCCAAAGCCCTGGGAGGACAGTTCTCCGGAAAACTGGAAGAAGTGGAAGCTGCTGCTATTAAAAATAGGAGTATGATCACCATTGGCGGATAA
- a CDS encoding winged helix-turn-helix domain-containing protein, producing MEKAIKDILVNGVLKVNGSLWVEGNGKRFFGPGPVELLELIQETGSINQAAKKMKMSYKKAWELINNLNNMAGSPLVITSTGGDNGGGSAISEEARQLIAYHREMRVRFSKFLEEETQRLK from the coding sequence ATGGAAAAAGCAATCAAAGACATACTGGTAAATGGCGTTTTAAAAGTAAACGGCAGTCTGTGGGTAGAAGGGAATGGCAAACGGTTCTTCGGGCCCGGACCAGTTGAATTGCTGGAACTGATACAGGAAACCGGTTCTATTAACCAGGCGGCAAAGAAAATGAAGATGTCCTACAAGAAAGCCTGGGAACTCATTAATAATCTGAACAACATGGCGGGTAGTCCATTGGTGATCACCAGCACAGGCGGCGATAACGGAGGCGGTTCTGCTATTTCTGAAGAGGCCCGTCAGCTGATCGCTTATCACCGGGAGATGAGAGTGCGGTTCAGCAAATTTCTGGAAGAAGAAACACAACGCTTAAAATAA
- a CDS encoding TonB-dependent receptor domain-containing protein yields MTKSLFIAFVLCSGGVYGQDTSFIQKDTAVKILSEVTVSASRTRERLLQSPVSIQKAGEQYFRMSAAPSFYDALEHLQGVQLITPSLGFKVLNARGFANTTNVRFAQLVDGMDVQSPHIGGPIANALGPSDLDVSNVEILPGVASALYGMNTVNGLANISTKNPFTSEGVSVQQKTALTHLGDANSGVKVYTETSLRWAKVISPRLAFKVNGTFNKGYDWIADDHRELNGQANASTGLLGKDNPAQDPLSSYGNESSDRKTIALGGRNYVVARTGYDEKDVVGYGLQNIKADAGIYYQLKPGMALTYLYHMALLDNVYQRANRFRLADYLVQQHGLQFQSNSVELKLYLNRENTGNSYNLRSMAENIDRNYKPDDKWYADYTTAFNNASGAGASIADAHREARTAADAGRYQPGTAAFDNTLNKLAQINNWDIGAALKVKASFIHAEGQVDLTASLLRDVKDKLGMQILVGGDHRTYIIEPDGNYFINPEQGKEYTNIHYARTGGFISVTKTLFNDNLKLGAIVRGDKNDYFNLMITPRFTAVYSPVSTQHFRASYQSGYRYPSIFEAYSNVNSGGVKRVGGLPAMSHGIFENAWLASSITTFQQAVLNDINKNGLTQHDAIIKNKDILKKNPYTYIRAEHVKSVEIGYKGLFDGGRFFIDAEAYLNKYANFIAQANMNVPNTTVADSIPFALYSKSKQSPYRMWTNSQTIVNNYGGSVGLTYTEHGYVANGNVTYAKLKMSDREDGLEDGFNTPSWTVNVSVAKERIIKHAGAGISWKWQSSYYWQSFLVNGNVDAYSTVDAQVTYTFDKLNCRAKLGAGNLLNKYYYSFLGGPSIGGMYYLTLTYGIH; encoded by the coding sequence ATGACCAAATCTCTATTCATCGCTTTTGTTTTGTGTAGTGGGGGTGTGTATGGGCAGGATACTTCTTTTATTCAAAAAGATACGGCGGTAAAGATATTGTCGGAGGTGACAGTATCGGCATCGCGTACCAGGGAACGCCTGTTGCAATCGCCGGTAAGCATCCAGAAGGCAGGTGAGCAATATTTCCGGATGTCTGCAGCGCCTTCTTTTTATGATGCGCTGGAACACTTACAGGGCGTGCAGCTGATAACGCCCAGTCTTGGTTTTAAAGTACTGAACGCAAGAGGTTTTGCCAACACCACTAACGTGCGCTTCGCGCAGCTGGTAGATGGTATGGATGTGCAATCGCCACATATCGGCGGCCCTATTGCCAATGCCCTGGGGCCTTCCGATCTTGATGTCAGCAATGTTGAGATCCTGCCGGGAGTAGCTTCGGCATTGTACGGTATGAATACGGTCAACGGCCTGGCGAATATTTCCACGAAAAATCCATTTACGTCTGAGGGCGTGAGCGTGCAGCAGAAAACAGCACTGACACACCTGGGGGACGCTAATAGCGGCGTAAAGGTGTACACCGAAACCAGTCTGCGTTGGGCGAAGGTGATCAGCCCGCGATTGGCATTCAAGGTCAACGGTACGTTCAATAAGGGATATGACTGGATCGCGGACGATCACCGGGAGCTGAACGGGCAGGCCAATGCCAGCACCGGGCTGCTGGGAAAGGATAATCCCGCGCAGGACCCGCTGAGCAGTTACGGCAACGAATCTTCCGACAGGAAGACGATCGCACTGGGAGGACGCAATTATGTTGTAGCGCGTACCGGTTATGACGAAAAAGATGTGGTGGGTTATGGTCTGCAGAATATCAAGGCTGATGCAGGTATTTATTATCAACTGAAGCCGGGCATGGCATTGACTTATCTCTACCATATGGCCCTGCTGGATAATGTATACCAGCGCGCCAACCGTTTCCGCCTGGCAGATTACCTGGTGCAGCAGCACGGCCTGCAGTTCCAGTCCAACAGCGTAGAGCTGAAGTTATACCTGAATCGTGAAAACACCGGCAATTCGTATAACCTGCGTTCCATGGCAGAAAATATCGACCGCAATTACAAGCCGGACGATAAGTGGTACGCGGATTATACCACTGCTTTCAATAATGCAAGCGGCGCCGGTGCTTCTATAGCGGATGCCCACCGGGAGGCAAGAACGGCCGCGGACGCCGGCAGGTATCAGCCAGGGACAGCAGCATTCGATAATACCCTGAACAAGCTGGCGCAGATCAATAACTGGGATATCGGCGCGGCATTAAAAGTAAAAGCCAGTTTCATTCATGCAGAAGGCCAGGTAGATCTTACGGCGAGCCTGCTGCGTGATGTGAAAGATAAACTGGGCATGCAGATACTGGTGGGCGGCGATCACCGGACATACATTATTGAACCGGATGGGAATTACTTCATCAACCCTGAACAGGGTAAGGAATATACCAATATCCATTATGCCAGGACCGGTGGATTTATATCAGTTACCAAAACTTTGTTCAACGACAACCTGAAACTGGGCGCTATTGTGCGGGGCGACAAGAACGACTATTTCAATCTGATGATCACGCCCCGCTTTACTGCTGTATATTCACCGGTAAGCACACAGCATTTCCGTGCCTCCTATCAAAGCGGTTACCGCTATCCGAGCATCTTTGAGGCTTATTCCAATGTGAACAGCGGTGGTGTGAAACGAGTAGGCGGATTGCCCGCAATGTCCCATGGTATTTTTGAAAATGCCTGGCTGGCATCGTCCATTACCACCTTCCAACAGGCCGTGCTGAACGATATCAATAAGAACGGATTGACACAGCATGATGCGATCATAAAGAACAAAGACATCCTGAAGAAGAATCCCTACACATATATCAGGGCAGAACATGTGAAGTCGGTGGAAATAGGGTATAAGGGCCTGTTTGACGGAGGCAGGTTCTTTATAGATGCAGAAGCTTACTTGAATAAGTATGCAAATTTTATTGCCCAGGCAAACATGAATGTGCCGAATACAACGGTGGCAGATTCTATTCCTTTTGCCTTGTATAGTAAGAGCAAACAAAGCCCTTACCGCATGTGGACGAACTCGCAGACAATCGTGAACAATTATGGCGGTAGTGTGGGATTGACCTATACAGAACATGGCTATGTAGCCAATGGAAATGTGACCTATGCGAAACTGAAGATGTCTGACCGGGAAGACGGGCTGGAAGACGGGTTTAATACCCCGTCGTGGACAGTGAATGTATCCGTAGCTAAAGAGCGTATCATTAAACATGCAGGAGCCGGTATTTCCTGGAAATGGCAGAGCAGTTATTACTGGCAATCCTTCCTGGTAAATGGTAATGTAGACGCTTATTCTACGGTGGATGCACAGGTAACCTATACGTTCGATAAACTGAACTGCAGGGCGAAACTCGGCGCCGGCAACCTGTTAAACAAGTATTATTACTCCTTCCTGGGAGGGCCATCTATAGGAGGAATGTATTATCTGACATTGACATACGGCATTCATTGA
- a CDS encoding helix-turn-helix domain-containing protein: protein MEANENRGRLMCGCDGVTVENGHFKVHAVSDQFKVATPYIRRDFYKITLFRGISRLHYADQGILIDRPALTFSNPLVPYSWEPVSESWTGYYCQFTEEFIPVRDRGRISLQDSPLFKIGVNPVCFLSEEQYATVEGLFKKMIDEEATDYIHKYDVIGSYVNLIIHEALRMQPAADASRQSSAAVRITMSFMELLEKQFPIDSLSQTLALKTAGDYAKHLAIHVNHLNHAVREVTGRATTVHIRERIIAEAKLLLRNTDWSIADIAYCLGFDYPAYFNNFFKKQTGMTPRSAKLV from the coding sequence ATGGAAGCCAACGAAAACAGAGGTCGTTTAATGTGCGGATGTGACGGAGTGACAGTTGAGAACGGGCATTTTAAAGTGCATGCAGTAAGTGATCAGTTTAAAGTAGCCACACCTTATATCCGCAGGGATTTTTATAAAATAACTTTGTTCAGGGGTATCAGCCGTTTACACTATGCCGATCAGGGTATACTGATAGACAGGCCCGCGCTGACATTCTCCAATCCCTTGGTGCCTTACAGCTGGGAACCTGTGTCAGAAAGCTGGACAGGTTACTATTGCCAGTTCACGGAAGAATTTATCCCTGTCCGCGACAGGGGGCGTATTTCTCTGCAGGATTCGCCGCTGTTTAAGATAGGAGTTAACCCGGTGTGTTTCCTGAGCGAGGAGCAATATGCTACAGTGGAAGGGCTATTCAAAAAGATGATCGATGAAGAGGCAACGGATTATATACATAAGTATGACGTGATCGGCAGCTATGTGAACCTTATCATTCATGAGGCACTGAGGATGCAACCTGCTGCAGACGCCAGCCGGCAAAGCAGCGCAGCGGTACGTATCACTATGTCATTTATGGAGTTGCTGGAGAAACAGTTTCCCATTGACTCCCTGTCGCAGACACTGGCGTTGAAGACAGCGGGTGATTACGCAAAACACCTGGCCATTCATGTAAACCATCTTAATCATGCCGTGAGGGAAGTAACCGGAAGGGCCACCACGGTGCATATCAGGGAGCGGATCATTGCAGAAGCAAAATTATTACTGAGAAATACAGACTGGAGTATCGCGGATATTGCATATTGCCTGGGATTCGACTATCCTGCTTACTTCAATAATTTTTTCAAAAAGCAAACGGGTATGACACCCCGTTCGGCAAAGCTGGTATAA